A genomic segment from Sulfitobacter mediterraneus encodes:
- a CDS encoding histidine phosphotransferase family protein — translation MTPAPNLVALVGSRICHDLISPIGAINNGLELMSLSGAGAGPEMSLIGESVGNASARIRFFRIAFGAAGDQMIGQTEVCAILRDLYEGGRLTVHWRPTTPQPRAAVRLAFLGLLCCETAMPYGGTLDVTQHQGDWSLKAQADRLSVEGGLWAMLTDAALAEDLLPAHVQFGLMPQIALDEGRKITVQADETRLTLTF, via the coding sequence ATGACCCCCGCACCTAATCTTGTCGCATTGGTGGGCAGCCGGATCTGCCATGATCTGATATCCCCCATCGGCGCGATCAACAATGGGCTTGAACTGATGTCGCTGTCTGGCGCCGGTGCGGGGCCGGAAATGTCGTTGATCGGGGAAAGTGTTGGCAATGCCAGTGCCCGCATCCGGTTTTTCCGCATCGCTTTTGGGGCTGCGGGGGATCAGATGATTGGCCAGACAGAGGTATGTGCGATCCTGCGCGATCTCTATGAGGGCGGGCGTTTGACGGTGCATTGGCGGCCCACCACGCCGCAACCCAGGGCCGCTGTGCGCCTGGCATTTCTGGGGCTTCTGTGTTGCGAGACCGCAATGCCCTACGGCGGTACGCTTGACGTCACGCAGCATCAGGGCGATTGGTCCCTCAAGGCGCAGGCGGACCGGCTGAGTGTCGAAGGCGGGCTTTGGGCCATGTTGACCGACGCGGCCCTTGCGGAGGATCTTCTGCCCGCCCATGTTCAATTCGGCCTGATGCCGCAAATCGCATTGGACGAAGGGCGCAAAATCACCGTTCAGGCAGACGAGACCCGCCTGACGCTGACCTTTTGA
- the aroQ gene encoding type II 3-dehydroquinate dehydratase encodes MPSVLILNGPNLNLLGTRQPEVYGATTLADIEKLCVDAGAALGLDVACFQSNHEGAMIDQIHAAKGTHDGIVLNAGAYTHTSIALMDAIASVELPVVEVHLSNIHARESFRHRSYIAPVAIGQICGFGAKGYALALDALADVFARK; translated from the coding sequence ATGCCATCTGTTTTGATCCTGAACGGCCCGAACCTGAACCTGCTTGGCACCCGCCAGCCCGAGGTTTATGGCGCAACCACTTTGGCAGATATTGAAAAGCTCTGTGTCGATGCCGGTGCTGCACTTGGTCTTGATGTGGCTTGTTTTCAGTCCAACCATGAAGGCGCGATGATCGATCAGATCCATGCCGCCAAGGGCACCCATGACGGGATTGTCCTGAATGCGGGCGCCTACACCCACACCTCTATTGCACTGATGGATGCGATTGCTTCGGTCGAACTGCCGGTTGTCGAAGTGCATCTGAGCAATATTCACGCCCGAGAAAGTTTCCGCCATCGGTCGTATATCGCGCCGGTGGCCATTGGGCAGATCTGCGGATTTGGGGCCAAAGGCTATGCTCTGGCACTGGATGCCCTTGCGGATGTATTTGCACGAAAATGA
- a CDS encoding lysophospholipid acyltransferase family protein: MSIAWDSGVPPAFPPIRFWGWVRVVLRVVALGILVFGGLLILLIVRLIEQPLYGLHRPVTPHITQFVCRNALRILGIGYSNTGAPMKGRGAVVANHSSWLDIFVLNAAKRIYFVSKSEVASWPGIGWLARATGTVFIERNPAKAKEQTQVFEARLLAGHKLLFFPEGTSTDGMQVIPFKTTLFQAFFAENLKDEIAVQPVTITYFAPDGTDPRFYGWWGDMSFGSHLLATLAPARQGRVHVAYHAPMPVRDYPNRKALAQASETVVRSGHQLSSPDRSVNDHLE, translated from the coding sequence ATGAGCATCGCATGGGACAGCGGCGTGCCACCCGCCTTTCCGCCGATCCGGTTCTGGGGCTGGGTGCGCGTTGTCCTGCGGGTGGTCGCCCTTGGCATTTTGGTGTTTGGCGGGCTTTTGATCCTTCTGATTGTGCGCCTGATCGAACAGCCGCTCTATGGGCTCCACCGCCCGGTCACTCCCCATATCACCCAATTTGTCTGCCGGAACGCGCTGCGCATTCTGGGGATCGGCTACAGCAACACCGGCGCACCGATGAAGGGGCGCGGGGCGGTTGTGGCCAACCATTCCTCGTGGCTCGATATCTTCGTGTTGAACGCGGCAAAGCGGATTTACTTCGTGTCAAAGTCCGAAGTGGCCAGTTGGCCGGGCATTGGCTGGCTGGCGCGGGCCACTGGCACCGTGTTCATCGAGCGCAACCCCGCAAAGGCCAAAGAGCAAACCCAAGTGTTCGAAGCGCGTCTGCTGGCCGGGCACAAACTGCTGTTCTTTCCCGAGGGGACCAGCACGGATGGAATGCAGGTTATTCCTTTTAAAACAACGCTCTTCCAGGCTTTCTTTGCAGAGAACCTTAAGGACGAGATCGCGGTTCAACCCGTGACAATCACCTATTTCGCGCCAGATGGCACCGACCCGCGGTTCTATGGCTGGTGGGGGGATATGTCCTTTGGATCGCATCTCTTGGCGACATTGGCGCCCGCACGACAAGGGCGTGTACATGTGGCCTATCACGCACCAATGCCTGTGCGCGATTACCCAAATCGCAAGGCATTGGCACAGGCCAGCGAAACGGTCGTGCGGTCAGGGCACCAACTGTCCAGCCCCGACCGATCAGTTAACGATCACTTGGAATAG
- a CDS encoding GNAT family N-acetyltransferase has protein sequence MTQQATGGFHVRLAQTDADLEAAQRLRYDVFVSELGGGGAMVDHDAGLERDRFDPFLDHLLLLDDTTGAVVGVYRLMQQDMARRAGGFYSSGEYDLTLLETCGRRILELGRSCLHPDYRGGMAMHHLWSGLADYITQHEIEVLFGVASFHGTDVSALKQPLSFLHHRHLAPPDLRVKARDTSFQNMNLLGEAELDRKAAMLQMPSLIKAYLRLGGMVGEGAYIDHAFNTVDVCLIMDTNQMNARQSKIYRGERR, from the coding sequence ATGACCCAACAGGCGACCGGCGGGTTTCATGTCAGACTGGCACAAACCGACGCGGATCTGGAAGCAGCACAGCGCCTGCGCTATGATGTCTTTGTCTCGGAACTGGGCGGCGGCGGTGCAATGGTGGACCACGATGCCGGCCTCGAACGGGACCGGTTTGATCCCTTTCTCGACCATCTTTTGTTGCTTGATGATACCACCGGCGCGGTGGTCGGTGTCTACCGTTTGATGCAACAGGATATGGCGCGGCGGGCAGGGGGCTTTTATTCTTCCGGCGAATACGACCTGACCCTGTTAGAAACCTGCGGGCGGCGCATTCTTGAACTGGGGCGGTCCTGTCTGCATCCTGACTATCGCGGCGGCATGGCTATGCATCACCTGTGGTCAGGGCTTGCCGATTACATCACGCAGCATGAGATCGAAGTGCTCTTTGGTGTGGCGAGCTTTCACGGCACGGATGTGTCGGCGTTGAAGCAACCCCTGTCCTTTTTGCACCATCGCCATCTCGCGCCGCCAGATCTGCGGGTGAAAGCACGGGACACATCGTTTCAAAACATGAACTTGCTAGGCGAAGCTGAACTGGATCGCAAAGCCGCGATGTTGCAAATGCCCAGTCTGATCAAGGCCTATCTGCGCCTTGGCGGCATGGTGGGTGAAGGCGCCTATATCGATCATGCCTTTAACACGGTTGATGTCTGCCTGATCATGGACACCAATCAGATGAATGCCCGCCAATCGAAAATCTATCGCGGAGAACGTCGATGA
- a CDS encoding PA14 domain-containing protein yields the protein MIKLTSAAFAACLAMPVLAAPLTLTPADPQPNADDLSPGLAVSYAYPKEVRTLEQADAALQSAKPGPALVGLSYLDGDDGDLTLTSTSHKKVAAEITGYLRFDAAGTFEIDFFSNDGIRVELGGQQVALYDEVHACESAGLQEVEVPVAGWYAIKATYFQRKGTACLMMDWNADGSLGPVPDSAFAYSK from the coding sequence ATGATCAAACTGACCTCTGCGGCCTTTGCCGCATGCCTTGCAATGCCGGTCCTTGCCGCGCCGCTGACCCTCACGCCAGCCGATCCGCAACCGAATGCGGATGATCTGTCGCCAGGGTTGGCGGTGTCCTATGCCTATCCCAAAGAGGTGCGCACGCTGGAACAGGCAGACGCCGCCCTGCAAAGTGCCAAACCTGGCCCTGCGCTGGTCGGGCTGTCTTATCTGGACGGTGATGATGGGGATCTGACGCTGACCTCGACCTCGCACAAAAAGGTTGCGGCAGAGATCACCGGCTATCTGCGTTTTGACGCGGCTGGCACGTTTGAGATCGATTTTTTCAGCAATGACGGCATCCGGGTGGAGCTGGGCGGACAGCAGGTCGCGCTTTATGATGAGGTCCACGCTTGCGAATCCGCGGGCTTGCAAGAAGTCGAAGTGCCCGTGGCCGGTTGGTATGCCATCAAGGCCACCTATTTTCAGCGCAAAGGCACCGCCTGCCTGATGATGGACTGGAATGCAGACGGATCCCTCGGCCCTGTCCCGGACAGCGCCTTTGCCTATTCCAAGTGA
- a CDS encoding M24 family metallopeptidase, whose amino-acid sequence MSDLYQSRLTRLRQRMADTGVDLVVAGPSSHMMWLTGLNPHGDERPVMLMISATAAGFLMPGLNADSARQKTDLPFFCWDDADGPDRALDELLGAVDAKRPGLTVALDETMRTDFSLLLLAALDQPKHTFLHQTVGYLRGLKDDAEYQALKASALLNDAAVQHGYGCLREGMTEMELQTIIRDYYKANGAAPEFTIVGFGANGAFPHHHTGQTRLERDMAILVDTGCRYQGYPSDMTRCGWFGDPDAEFLKVAAVVEGAVQAAVDAARPGMKASDLDKVARDHITEAGYGKEFLHRLGHGVGIDVHEPPYITATSDTVLEVGNVFSIEPGIYLKQRFGIRLEDIVIMRENGAEILSDLPRDLVISNA is encoded by the coding sequence ATGTCCGACCTTTACCAATCCCGACTGACACGCCTGCGTCAACGCATGGCTGACACTGGTGTCGACCTCGTGGTTGCCGGACCAAGCAGCCATATGATGTGGCTGACCGGTTTGAACCCGCATGGCGATGAACGTCCCGTAATGTTGATGATCAGCGCAACAGCGGCCGGTTTCCTGATGCCGGGTCTCAACGCCGACAGCGCCCGCCAAAAGACCGATCTGCCGTTCTTTTGCTGGGACGACGCTGACGGCCCTGATCGGGCCTTGGATGAGCTGCTGGGCGCCGTAGATGCCAAGCGTCCCGGTCTGACTGTTGCCTTGGATGAAACCATGCGTACGGATTTCTCCCTGTTGCTGCTTGCCGCGCTGGACCAGCCAAAGCATACCTTCCTGCACCAAACCGTCGGCTATCTGCGTGGTCTCAAGGATGATGCAGAATATCAGGCGCTTAAGGCCTCTGCGCTGCTCAATGATGCGGCTGTGCAGCACGGCTATGGCTGCCTGCGCGAAGGCATGACCGAGATGGAGCTTCAGACCATCATTCGCGATTATTACAAGGCCAACGGCGCAGCGCCGGAGTTCACAATCGTTGGCTTTGGCGCAAATGGCGCGTTTCCCCATCATCACACCGGTCAAACCCGGTTGGAGCGTGATATGGCCATCTTGGTCGACACGGGATGCCGGTATCAAGGATACCCATCAGACATGACCCGTTGCGGTTGGTTTGGCGATCCGGATGCGGAATTTCTTAAGGTTGCTGCAGTGGTTGAAGGCGCGGTTCAGGCCGCCGTTGATGCCGCGCGGCCCGGCATGAAAGCGTCAGATCTGGACAAAGTGGCACGTGATCACATCACTGAGGCCGGATATGGCAAGGAATTTCTGCACCGTTTGGGCCATGGTGTCGGAATAGATGTGCATGAGCCGCCCTATATCACGGCCACGTCTGACACCGTTCTGGAGGTCGGGAATGTCTTTTCCATTGAGCCGGGAATTTACTTAAAGCAACGCTTTGGAATAAGACTGGAAGACATTGTAATTATGCGAGAAAATGGCGCTGAGATTCTCTCAGATTTGCCCCGGGATTTGGTGATTTCAAACGCTTGA
- the proB gene encoding glutamate 5-kinase — protein sequence MAALKDAKRIVIKIGSALLVDRVSGALRSDWLLGLAQDVNWLKSLGCDVVLVSSGSIALGRGVLGLPRTTLALEQSQAAAAVGQIRLARAYEEALAPHGITTAQVLVTLEDSADRRRYLNSRATMEQLLSLGVVPIVNENDTVATDEIRFGDNDRLAAQIAVTVGADQLILLSDVDGFYSGNPSDDPTAIRYDVIDAITPEIEAMAGDAGSGLSKGGMKTKVMAARTATAAGCAMAITEGSVLRPLTALEEGANATWFTAQVDPQAARKRWIAAMKPQGSVTLDAGAVAALSRGKSLLPAGVSAVAGDFGRGDTVALLSPEGHVIGTGLTRYASQEAAQIAGHRSDEIEAILGYPGRAALIHRDDMAL from the coding sequence GTGGCAGCCCTGAAAGACGCCAAACGTATCGTGATCAAGATCGGGTCCGCCTTGCTGGTGGATCGGGTGTCAGGCGCGTTGCGGTCGGACTGGTTGCTGGGGCTGGCGCAGGATGTGAACTGGCTCAAGAGCCTTGGCTGTGATGTTGTACTGGTTTCCTCCGGCTCCATCGCTTTGGGCCGGGGGGTGCTGGGCCTGCCGCGCACAACGCTGGCGCTGGAACAGTCCCAAGCGGCAGCTGCGGTCGGCCAGATCCGGCTGGCCCGCGCATACGAAGAGGCGCTTGCCCCCCATGGCATCACCACAGCGCAGGTGCTTGTCACCCTTGAGGACAGCGCGGACCGCCGCCGCTACCTCAACAGCCGCGCCACGATGGAACAGCTGCTGAGCCTGGGCGTGGTGCCAATTGTGAATGAAAATGACACCGTCGCGACGGATGAGATTCGCTTTGGCGACAATGATCGCCTTGCCGCGCAGATTGCGGTCACCGTGGGCGCGGATCAGTTGATCCTGCTGTCTGACGTGGATGGTTTCTATAGTGGCAATCCCAGCGATGATCCCACTGCGATCCGTTATGACGTCATTGACGCCATCACGCCCGAGATTGAGGCGATGGCAGGAGATGCCGGATCGGGCCTCAGCAAGGGCGGCATGAAAACCAAGGTGATGGCGGCCCGCACCGCAACGGCGGCAGGTTGCGCCATGGCGATCACCGAAGGGTCGGTTCTTCGCCCGCTCACCGCATTGGAAGAGGGCGCGAATGCCACATGGTTCACCGCGCAGGTTGATCCGCAGGCTGCACGCAAACGCTGGATCGCGGCGATGAAACCGCAGGGCAGTGTCACGCTCGACGCGGGCGCGGTCGCAGCATTGTCGCGAGGCAAATCCCTACTGCCCGCCGGGGTTTCCGCCGTGGCTGGTGACTTTGGCCGAGGTGACACCGTGGCGCTGCTCAGCCCCGAGGGGCATGTGATCGGCACCGGTTTGACCCGCTACGCCTCGCAGGAAGCGGCCCAAATCGCCGGACACCGCAGCGACGAGATCGAGGCGATCCTTGGCTATCCGGGACGGGCCGCTTTGATTCATCGCGATGATATGGCACTTTGA
- the rpsB gene encoding 30S ribosomal protein S2 produces MALPEFSMRQLLEAGVHFGHQTQRWNPRMGPFIYGARNGIHIMDLTQTVPLLEQALVVIRETVAKGGSILFVGTKRQASQPVAEAAEKCAQYYMNHRWLGGTLTNWQTVSKSINRLKNIDEQSERGFEGLTKKERLGMERDQGKLEASLGGIREMGGRPDLIFVIDVKKEALAVAEANKLGIPVVAVVDTNCSPDGIDYIIPGNDDAARAIALYCDLAARAALDGMSAQLGAAGVDLGAMEEAPVEEALSDGVEVGNASSETVSNDAMSKDAPLDIESKQETVEKAN; encoded by the coding sequence ATGGCTCTTCCTGAGTTCTCCATGCGCCAATTGCTTGAAGCAGGCGTACACTTCGGCCACCAGACGCAGCGTTGGAACCCACGTATGGGTCCGTTCATCTATGGCGCGCGCAACGGCATCCACATCATGGACCTGACACAGACCGTTCCTTTGCTGGAGCAGGCACTGGTTGTGATCCGTGAAACCGTCGCCAAAGGCGGCAGCATCCTTTTTGTCGGCACCAAGCGTCAGGCTTCGCAGCCTGTGGCAGAAGCCGCGGAAAAATGCGCACAGTATTACATGAACCACCGTTGGCTCGGCGGCACACTGACCAACTGGCAGACCGTGTCGAAGTCCATCAACCGTCTGAAAAACATCGACGAACAGTCCGAGCGCGGCTTTGAAGGTCTGACCAAGAAAGAGCGTCTGGGCATGGAACGTGACCAGGGCAAGCTTGAAGCCTCCCTCGGCGGTATCCGCGAAATGGGCGGTCGTCCCGACCTGATCTTCGTCATCGACGTGAAAAAAGAAGCGCTGGCCGTGGCCGAAGCCAACAAACTGGGCATCCCGGTTGTGGCGGTGGTTGACACCAACTGCTCCCCGGATGGCATCGACTACATCATCCCAGGCAACGACGATGCGGCACGCGCCATTGCGCTGTACTGCGATCTGGCAGCCCGCGCAGCCCTGGACGGCATGTCCGCACAACTGGGCGCGGCAGGCGTTGATCTGGGCGCGATGGAAGAAGCACCTGTCGAAGAAGCGCTCAGCGATGGCGTTGAAGTTGGCAATGCGTCCTCCGAGACTGTTTCAAACGACGCGATGTCCAAAGATGCACCGCTGGATATCGAATCCAAACAAGAGACTGTTGAAAAAGCCAACTGA
- a CDS encoding LuxR family transcriptional regulator — translation MSLQEYLDGLVRCPSLEALWDLHTQKMAEYGFDRLIYGYTRYRTSTSLGDPEDFIILTNHCRSYTDEFLGAGLYYDAPMVHWALANDGACSWTVMHEMAQAKGMTPAVERVLDFNRRMGVHAGYTVSFKSISARSKGAIALTARRDLDQAAIDAVWAEHGDDIKVMNDVAHLKILTLPQNTAKHALTPRQREALQWVGDGKTTQDIALLMGLTAATVEKHLRLARESMGVETTAQAVLKAAFTNQMFVMDV, via the coding sequence ATGAGCTTGCAGGAATATCTCGATGGTCTGGTCCGGTGCCCCTCTCTTGAGGCGCTGTGGGATCTGCACACCCAGAAAATGGCCGAATACGGTTTCGACCGGCTGATCTATGGATATACCCGTTACCGGACGTCAACGTCGCTTGGTGACCCCGAAGACTTTATCATTCTGACCAATCACTGCCGGTCTTATACGGACGAATTTCTGGGCGCCGGTCTCTATTACGATGCCCCTATGGTGCATTGGGCGCTGGCCAATGACGGCGCCTGCAGCTGGACCGTGATGCATGAGATGGCGCAGGCCAAAGGCATGACCCCCGCAGTGGAACGGGTGCTGGATTTCAACCGCCGTATGGGTGTTCATGCAGGCTATACCGTCAGCTTCAAATCCATTTCTGCGCGGTCCAAGGGAGCCATTGCATTGACCGCGCGGCGCGACCTTGATCAGGCGGCCATTGATGCGGTCTGGGCCGAACATGGCGACGATATCAAGGTGATGAACGATGTTGCTCATCTCAAGATTCTCACCCTGCCCCAAAACACCGCCAAACACGCCCTGACCCCGCGCCAACGCGAGGCATTGCAATGGGTGGGCGATGGCAAAACCACGCAGGATATCGCGCTCTTGATGGGGTTAACGGCGGCAACCGTGGAAAAGCACCTGCGACTGGCGCGTGAATCCATGGGCGTGGAAACCACCGCACAGGCAGTTCTGAAGGCGGCCTTCACCAACCAGATGTTTGTGATGGACGTCTGA
- the tsf gene encoding translation elongation factor Ts: MAITASMVKELRDSTGAGMMDAKKALTENNGDMEAAVDWLRTKGLAKAAKKSGRTAAEGLVAVQVNGGHGVAVEVNSETDFVGKNADFQKMVGGIAEVALNASDLDALKASDMGGKTVEQTVTDAVAVIGENMSVRRMSAIDGDTVVSYVHNAAAPGMGKIGVLVAMTGGDEAFGKQVAMHIAAVNPASLSEADLDAAVVEKEKQVQMDIARESGKPEAVIEKMIVGRMKKYMSEVTLLNQAFVVNPDLTVGDAAKEAGATITGFVRLEVGEGIEVVKEDFAAEVAKAAQG; encoded by the coding sequence ATGGCGATTACAGCATCTATGGTGAAAGAACTGCGCGACAGCACCGGCGCAGGCATGATGGACGCCAAGAAGGCGCTGACTGAAAACAACGGCGACATGGAAGCCGCGGTTGATTGGCTGCGCACCAAAGGTCTGGCCAAAGCGGCCAAAAAATCTGGCCGGACGGCGGCCGAAGGTCTGGTGGCTGTTCAGGTCAATGGTGGCCACGGTGTCGCGGTTGAAGTGAACTCCGAAACCGACTTTGTTGGCAAAAACGCAGACTTCCAGAAAATGGTTGGCGGCATTGCAGAGGTTGCACTGAACGCATCTGATCTGGACGCGCTGAAAGCGTCCGACATGGGCGGCAAAACCGTTGAGCAGACCGTGACAGACGCGGTTGCCGTGATTGGCGAAAACATGTCGGTGCGCCGCATGTCCGCAATCGACGGCGACACAGTTGTGTCTTACGTGCACAACGCCGCGGCACCCGGCATGGGCAAAATCGGCGTTCTGGTTGCAATGACCGGCGGTGATGAGGCGTTTGGCAAGCAGGTTGCGATGCACATCGCCGCTGTGAACCCTGCGTCCCTGTCCGAGGCAGATCTGGACGCGGCGGTTGTCGAAAAAGAAAAGCAGGTTCAGATGGACATCGCTCGGGAATCTGGCAAGCCAGAAGCCGTGATCGAGAAAATGATCGTCGGCCGCATGAAAAAGTACATGTCCGAAGTGACACTGCTGAACCAGGCGTTTGTTGTGAACCCTGACCTGACCGTTGGCGACGCCGCCAAAGAGGCCGGCGCAACCATCACCGGTTTTGTTCGTCTCGAAGTGGGCGAAGGCATTGAAGTGGTCAAAGAAGACTTTGCTGCTGAAGTTGCGAAAGCCGCACAGGGCTAA
- a CDS encoding glutamate-5-semialdehyde dehydrogenase, with the protein MKDIDNIPALMADIGARAKAASAVLANANAERKHAALIGAAETVWQRRAEIIAANAKDLDYGRDKGLSDAMMDRLMLNEERIQGMVDGLRSVAEQPDPIGEILAEWDQPTGLNIKRVRTPLGVIGVIYESRPNVTADAGALCLKAGNAVILRGGSESFHSSQAIHACLQQGLRDANLPEDAVQLVPTRDRAAVGEMLTMTDTIDVIVPRGGKGLVGLVQRDARVPVFAHLEGIVHIYIDKDADPEKALKVVLNAKTRRTGICGAAECLLIHQDVANTIGQGVVRALIDAGVELRVDEALSGIEGTIAATADDWGHEYLDMIIAAKVVPDLEAAIDHIRRYGSNHTDCILTEDAQAAQTFMNRLDSAILMHNASTQFADGGEFGMGAEIGIATGKMHARGPVGAAQLTSFKYLVTGDGTVRA; encoded by the coding sequence ATGAAAGACATTGATAACATCCCCGCTTTGATGGCCGATATCGGCGCCCGCGCCAAGGCTGCTTCAGCCGTTCTTGCCAACGCCAATGCCGAGCGCAAGCATGCCGCATTGATCGGCGCCGCTGAAACCGTTTGGCAACGCCGTGCCGAGATCATCGCCGCAAACGCCAAGGACCTCGACTATGGTCGCGACAAGGGGCTGTCCGATGCGATGATGGACCGCCTGATGCTCAACGAAGAGCGCATTCAAGGCATGGTCGACGGGCTGCGCAGTGTGGCCGAACAGCCAGACCCCATTGGAGAGATCCTTGCCGAATGGGACCAGCCCACGGGCCTCAACATCAAGCGAGTGCGCACACCTTTGGGTGTGATTGGTGTGATCTACGAAAGCCGCCCAAATGTGACCGCTGACGCAGGGGCGCTTTGCCTCAAGGCCGGGAATGCGGTGATCCTGCGTGGCGGGTCAGAGAGCTTTCATTCCTCGCAAGCCATTCACGCCTGTTTGCAGCAGGGTCTGCGCGATGCGAATTTACCGGAGGACGCTGTGCAACTGGTGCCCACCCGCGACCGGGCCGCGGTGGGCGAGATGCTTACCATGACGGACACCATCGATGTGATCGTGCCGCGCGGCGGTAAGGGGCTTGTCGGGCTGGTGCAACGTGATGCGCGGGTGCCGGTTTTTGCCCACCTCGAAGGCATCGTGCATATCTACATCGACAAGGACGCCGATCCTGAGAAAGCGCTGAAAGTTGTGCTGAACGCCAAGACCCGGCGCACCGGCATTTGCGGCGCGGCGGAATGCCTGCTGATTCATCAGGATGTGGCCAACACCATCGGGCAAGGCGTTGTGCGCGCCTTGATCGACGCGGGCGTGGAGCTGCGCGTGGATGAGGCGTTGTCGGGTATAGAGGGCACCATTGCGGCCACGGCTGATGATTGGGGACACGAATACCTCGATATGATCATTGCGGCCAAGGTTGTGCCCGATCTGGAAGCCGCGATTGATCACATCCGGCGCTATGGCTCGAACCACACCGATTGTATCCTGACCGAAGACGCGCAGGCGGCGCAGACCTTTATGAACCGGCTGGATTCCGCCATCCTTATGCACAATGCCTCGACCCAGTTTGCCGATGGCGGTGAATTTGGCATGGGTGCAGAGATCGGGATCGCAACCGGCAAGATGCATGCCCGTGGCCCGGTGGGCGCGGCGCAGCTGACAAGCTTCAAATATCTGGTGACGGGTGACGGAACAGTCCGCGCCTAA
- the obgE gene encoding GTPase ObgE, whose amino-acid sequence MKFLDLCKVYIRSGGGGGGCVSFRREKYIEYGGPDGGDGGTGGSVWAEAVDGLNTLIDFRYQQHFFAKNGQPGMGKQRTGKDGDDIVLRVPVGTEILDEDQETVIADLTEVGQRVQLARGGNGGFGNLHFKSATNQAPRRSNPGQEGVERTLWLRLKLIADVGLLGLPNAGKSTFLAATSNARPKIADYPFTTLHPNLGVVGVDNTEFVVADIPGLIEGASEGRGLGDLFLGHVERCAVLLHLVDGTSATVAEDYHTIINELEAYGGDLAAKPRVTVLNKIDALDEEERASASAELEKASGGPVMLMSGVAREGVTEVLRTLRGEIDEDRLRHRPQEDVAPWQP is encoded by the coding sequence CAAAGTCTACATTCGTTCCGGCGGGGGCGGAGGCGGCTGCGTGTCGTTCCGGCGTGAAAAATACATCGAATACGGCGGCCCGGATGGCGGTGACGGCGGCACGGGCGGTTCGGTCTGGGCCGAGGCTGTGGATGGGTTGAACACGCTGATTGATTTTCGCTATCAACAGCATTTCTTTGCCAAGAACGGTCAGCCCGGCATGGGCAAACAGCGCACTGGCAAGGATGGCGATGACATCGTGCTGCGCGTCCCCGTCGGCACCGAGATTTTGGACGAAGATCAGGAAACAGTGATCGCGGATCTGACCGAAGTGGGGCAGCGCGTGCAATTGGCACGGGGCGGCAATGGCGGTTTTGGCAACCTGCATTTCAAATCCGCCACCAATCAGGCACCACGACGCTCCAACCCTGGTCAAGAGGGCGTCGAACGCACACTTTGGCTGCGCCTGAAACTGATCGCCGATGTTGGGTTGCTGGGCCTGCCCAATGCGGGCAAATCCACGTTTCTGGCGGCGACCTCGAACGCGCGCCCCAAGATCGCGGACTATCCGTTTACCACTCTGCATCCGAACTTGGGTGTTGTCGGTGTGGACAACACTGAATTTGTGGTGGCCGACATTCCCGGCCTGATCGAAGGTGCCTCCGAAGGGCGCGGGTTGGGTGATCTGTTTCTGGGCCATGTGGAACGCTGCGCGGTGCTGTTGCATCTGGTGGATGGCACCTCCGCAACCGTGGCAGAGGATTACCATACCATCATCAATGAATTGGAAGCCTACGGCGGCGATCTTGCTGCCAAGCCGCGTGTGACCGTGCTCAACAAGATTGATGCTCTGGATGAGGAAGAACGCGCAAGTGCCTCTGCTGAATTGGAAAAAGCGTCCGGCGGCCCTGTGATGCTTATGTCAGGTGTGGCCCGTGAGGGTGTGACCGAAGTCTTGCGCACATTGCGCGGCGAGATTGACGAGGACCGGTTGCGCCACCGCCCCCAGGAAGATGTAGCGCCGTGGCAGCCCTGA
- a CDS encoding DUF3553 domain-containing protein translates to MEDLNAIFTPGMLARHPDRPEWGIGQVQSNIGGKLTVNFRDEGKIVIDSFRIALMPVFDGTS, encoded by the coding sequence ATGGAAGATTTGAATGCGATTTTCACGCCCGGCATGTTGGCCCGCCATCCCGATCGCCCGGAATGGGGCATCGGACAGGTCCAAAGCAACATCGGCGGCAAGTTGACCGTGAACTTCAGGGACGAAGGTAAAATTGTCATAGACAGTTTCCGAATTGCATTGATGCCGGTCTTTGATGGCACATCTTGA